Genomic window (Phragmites australis chromosome 21, lpPhrAust1.1, whole genome shotgun sequence):
TTTTAACAATGAATGTtatagctaaaaaaaatatatttgatagCCATAAAGATTTTACAATAATAAGATCCAAAATACAAATTGTTCATAATAACGACATCTCAAGTAATATAAAAGAACTACAATAGTCAATAGTCTTTCTCTTAATTTTGAGTTCTGCAAAATTTGCATAGCATTCATTTTCCAAATTAGACCATAAGTATATGGATCAAGTAAATCACTAGTGCATGTCATTCATTTTCCAAATAGTCTTTCTCAGTAACAGTACATTATTGTAAGACGGTGACGAACCGGAGAAGCCGTGCCTATAGCTGTAGAGGATGGCGTCCTTGGCCTTTTGGTCACTTGCTTGCGCCGCTGCCACGTTCGGAATTGGTACCAACACCCTCCATCTCGTCATCTTGTGTGCGATGCGTTAGGCCAATTTGGGACCTTAGATGGTTGGACGTTGCCTCCACGTTGCGCGTGGGAGTTGCGTCGTTCGTGTTGGATGTGAGTTAGATTTGAGCCATCGAAGTGAAGAATATGATACATAGttatttttttggcaaaaaattTGGATGTACATCTGTACATCCACAACCCATATGGGCTGTCGCTGCCCACAGCAtagtgttttttttccttctgggATGGTACACTAGAGTGTTTGATTTCAATATTGATGGGTTCAggacaaagaaaagaaacatcGTGAGATTGTAGAATCAAATTAGTTTCTCCAGAAAAAGCTAGCAAAACTATTCATGAGAATGCCAGAAAAGCAGAAGTGTTCGCACTACTTTACCAGTTTCCCCATCTATAAGTTATTCTATTTCGTCCTTCACAAGAAAAAAGTCGTTGTTTATTTAAGGAACGTGCTACGATGAATGAATTTATGTGAACATGGCAATGTACTTGCATGTTGTAATGAATCAATAATGCATATATGAATGTACACATCCCGAAAATCATAGTGCAAAATTTGGAGCATATTAGCTAAAGAAAATGAGATTGCAGGGGAAGACGTCTCTCAGCTCTTGTGATCCTCGAACTCTGGTAGGCTAAGTGAGTTCTTTGCTCCCAACCATAAGCCGGTGAGAGTACCGTAGCATATTAACTCAAGAACTAGTAAATCGTAGTAACATATAAATGGTTCGGATTAGCAGCTGGGTGCTAGATCACCCTTTATTTGGACTATTTAGGAAGAAAAGGTGGCattgaaaatcaaaatttaaCTCCAAAACCGGGCATTTTGATGCCATTGACGCTCAAAACCGTGCAAAATACTCCAGACCCTAAACAACCGTGGGTTCGATCGCCCCACTAGGACGCACCAGGGGCGAATCCAGGCTCATAGCAGACTAAGCTTCAGCCTGGACCATGGACCCAAATCACCTTTTATTTATTATagaattaataatttttttaagatttgatCAAAATTTGAATGGACCAGCCTGTGACTTAGCTCAGGGCTGGTTCCACCCATGGGACGCACTATGTAGACGTGCCATCCTGATATAATTTAGGCAAATTTGAAATTCTTATATGGATTATTGGATTATGTACGAAAGACGGTGGCAAACTGGAATGCAAGTTGAAGATTTCGCCTTAGGTGCGCGATCCTGAATGCAATTTTCAAAATTCGGTGTTGCTGATTTGGACGCCAACAATTAAGCCGGCTGTCAATATAGGTTTGGCAGCATAGGACACCAGCCAAGAACACAGTGGTTTAAGACGAGGGGGTATTTTGCTAGGTTTGAGAGTTGGAGGGGTCAAATTCCGAATTTCGAATACCcggggaaaaaaaatcacaattttgAAGTTGAGAAGTACGTGTGTGATCACCACGTGCATGCATGACTGCATGCAGCTCGGTAACGTACGCCCATGCTGCCAGATCAATGCTTTGGTTCGTTTTCAGATATTTTTTTAAGCAACGACCGGGGAATCTTGGATCCTTATCTTGCATGTGCacattcaattcaattcaattcagaACAGATCAGATCACGATTCATTGTTTCTTTGCTCTTGTAGAGAGAATTTTGCAAGAGGGAAACTTTGTAGTTCTTTCGACATTCTCGTAAGAGTGACAACAATATTCCTGGTATGGCAAGACCCGCAATTTCACATGCAGGGAGCTGGTGTACGTCGTCTCGGTGCGCTCTTGTTACGGATATGTATGAGCTTACATCAACTACGCAAGATGTGAGGATTGAGAATAGCAAATGATCAAGAGAGGGCAGAATAGGGTAGCGCATGAGTAAACTGAGATCAGTGCTATAGGAGGTTAAGTGGTTGTGTTGTGAATGTTGGCTTCACTACTTCACAACATTATATATGTAGCGtcctatcagtgtcggttcaacagtaatcgaaactgaagatgtatcagtgccgttTTTTAAACTCCCGCGCGCGAACAACAGCTGAGGAGATAAGAAatggtactgatagtcactatcagtatcAGTCTAGatacgaactggcactgataattgTTACTGTcatagtttatcttaaaaaattcataacttttttgcACGAAGTCGGACgggaaaaattttatatgaaaattatagctctcgatgagatctataactttgtagtttaaaactttttaatttgagatcatttaaatgcccaaataattataataaagttacaGCAGTTGTCGATGgcagctcacattaaaaaaattcataactttttcacacgatggggaaaaaatttatatgaaaattgtacctTTCGAAGAGATCTACAATGGCagctcatattaaaaaattcataacttttttcacacgaaatcggatggggaaaaattttatatgaagaTTATAGCtttcgacaagatctacaactttgtagttgatcaattttttatttgagatcatttagatatccaaatagctattcaaatgtttggtcagaagatgtcaaaatgatttattttgctactatactcacgaacggatgatagctgagatggttagaggtgTCACGCGTACGCACAGgctgtgaggtcttgagttcgagtctttgtTGCCGTATACGAGTGAATATCACATGACTTTGCGAATATTGGGCGTGGTCGGGTGCGTAGTCTCTGGTCAGTGCCTCTgatcgtgaaaaaaaaattgaaactttttctgacccaaaaatgttgaatcgagACTGACTATAAATATCGGTTGGTAgctccaaccggcactaatagtccaCTATCAGTGCTGCTTGGAGCCACCAACCAACACTGAAAATtactatcaatgtcggttccatacccggtactgatagtcagtgactatcagtgccaagtaatcagtatcggttcaaaacccattactgatgacgattttgaaccagcactgatgaggtgttttgATGTAGTGCTCTTTTACTCTCGGGTCCTCGTATGGGTAGTGATGAGGAGTTGACAAATAAATAATTAAGGATTTACTATAAATATGGTATATCCTAAAGATATATAGATCACCATCGTATATGTGTCTTTCATTCGATATGGTAGGTTTTATAACCACTGTGAGGTAAATAAGACATGTATATAATCTAGACTGTTTACCGTGTTCTACACAAAAACCATCCctgatttaaaataaaattcttcaaatattCATAAGTAATACaatcaaaaaaattacattCATATACTTCAAATACGGCATGTCTCCATAACCTAACTAAATAAAGGATGAGAGGGGTACGTCTTGGGGGAGGTTGACAGAGGTGGAGAGAAGAAACGAATGAGATAAGGGAAGCCAGAAGCTAGACAAACAATATGAAGTAAATCTATTCAGATAAGAGCATAAATTACTAATTAAGATTCACAACAGAGTCATGTCATGACTATATTCATCTGATAAGAGATTCAGTATTTAGAATACGAGAGAACCCGTGGATTAGCTCTAGATACATCTTCATTGTAATTGTCCTTTTTCTGAGAATAATTGAGGCGGAACATGGAATAAGGCTATTATTCTGAGGAAGACCTGAACCCTGTATAAAATTTCATGTCCTCCTCTTCGACCTGTATAAAATTTCGTGTCCTACTCTTCAATACATATAGTTGATGATCTTATATCTCTCCTTTCAATAAGTATTTGTACATCTGTACCCAACCTCCCTCTAGGTTTTGGGACCAGTTCCGACAATTTGGACCTCCAATTCATGGGCCAAAAAAACCACGATCAACCATGTACATGCATGCGTGTATGATAGTGAATAATTCGATGAAATGTAAGTCAACATGGAGTTGTAAATGTATGGTTTATCTTAATCATTAATCTATTTCACATATTCACCATATATTGATTTTTCTCACTGTCTTCATAATTTTCTTTACATAACTCTTTAATACGAATATCAATACAAATAAATAGCTTTAAAAAGCCATATATGCGTAAGAAAGAGTGAAAATTTCGCATTCATGCACGCACGGCCGCGCCACTCGTTTACACTGTGGAAATGCGTCCTCTGCTCTAGAGGACGAGGTACACTACAGAGCTGTGGTGAGGCTCCGATCCGTATCTCTTGCAGTCACACAGACGCCACCGGATGCCATGCATGCACGACATAGCTAACTATCATGCATTTTGCGGCCTGCGGGATCTGTCTAGGCGGTTCACTCTAAATACCAACAGATCACGCCTGCagctgcatctgcatgcatgttACTCGTAGAAGAGCCGTAGCTTCCAAggatggcatgcatgcatgtcagtACATGTCTGAACTGCTTGAGAATGCTCAAGAGTTGAGGTAGTCGATGAGTGATGGCCAGATGCACAGGATCATAGATGACGGCTTATCAATATTGTGATGGCTAGATACACTACTACAGGATCATAGATGACGGCTTATTAATGTAGGTTGTATAAGAATCGTCacaaaaatatatcaatatcggttcttaACCTCCTACACTGAATAATAGTTGAGCCGTTAAGATGATTACTACAGTAAATGAGTCCAACGTTATCTCTTCCAGACGCAACCTTATGCCTCTcaccctctctcctcctctcatttctcctctctatttcctctctctcgatctctaCTTTGTCTCGATCCAGGAATGGCAAGCGAGCGATGATGGCACAGAGGCGAGGCGCATCATCCTGGTGCTTGGCACGGGCCACGGCGGGTGGTGCTGGTACCGGGTCACCACGCTGCTTTGCGTCGCGGGCCACCGCGTGGATGCACCGGACCTTGCAGCCTCGGGCACCGAAGCACGCCCGCTCCACAACGCGCCCACCTTCGAGGACTATAGGCGATCATTGCTCGACCTTCTCTGCGTGCTCCTGGCGGGGGAGAAGGCGGTCCTGGCCGGCCACAGCTTCGGTGTCATGAGCGTCGCGCTCGCTGCGGAGGTGTTCCCAGAGAAGGTCATGACCGCGGTCTTCGTCACCGCGTTCATGCCGGACTGCACCAACCCACGCTCACACGTCAGCGAACAAGTACTTCGGTTCTCGACTACATGCATGTTGGTTATCGAGCTAGCTGAAGATAGTAGACCAGCGGCTGACATGATCCTTGTTTGGTTGTTTTCCCCTGTTGCCATCTCTGTGGAAGCTTCCCCTGTTGGACTGGGTGGACAGCGTGACAGACTCAGAGCACGTGGATTTCTTCTTCCATTTGTGTAACTGAATTGTGGAGTGTTAGTTCGATTTTTTGTAAATTCTTTGTAAATATGGTTTCAATAACTTGATTTGTGGCATAAAGGGAGAATAATATCATATGATTGTTTAATATCGTGTATATATGTTTCTGATTGTGTGAAATAGGGAAATTTTGATCTCATGTATCAATGGCGGCACGACAAGGTCCAGAGGTGGCATGCTGAGGTCCGGTGGCAGCACGAGgggatcaatttcttctctttttatttttttgttttagaaaaAAAGTTCTACTATCGGTGGGATCCATGAATTGACAGTGATGATAAGTTTCTGTACCGGTTATTGATAATTACTGACTATCAGTATcgaataattaataataatttattatctattactgatgatgattttaaaCTGTCATTGATAatatgttttgtagtagtgatatatGGCTGACACCGACGAGTTGATACTGAAAATCTCACGTTCTTCAAAGGATGACATGTGTTCATGCTCTCCTGAAAATGTAAACTGCGCAGGATTTTTTAGAGTGGAGACGACGTTAATTCCATTAGCTTGGAAGATCACTGACGCAACTTTGTATGGTATATGAGCTGGAAATATCTATGATGACAGGGCGAAGCGATTCGTGGAGACATATCTGTCACTACGAAACAAATGACAGACAAACATCTGGGTCGTAATGCTGATGCATGCATGATAATCAGCCAGCAGAAACTATAATGATCGATGGATCGGATAAGCAGGCCGACAATGCATGTGGCGGTTAAGCGAATGCCTGTACTGTACGGTGCGAATTAAGGCCAGTAACTCATGTCGAATTAATCGTTCGTATCGATTGTGTTCTATGAACGCTGCATGAAAAAATTATAGGTAACAAGTGATAATCATTAGTATAGATGACGGTTTTTGTCATTATATAAGTGTGTCTCTCGTATGCTaagcaaaaaatatataagtgacaggtaacttaGTTAATCgttatttatatgaaaatataaatgaTAGGTAACAAAATTACGGGTAAAGATgttactcatcacttatgtatAGACTACTTTGTAGGTTTATTCTGTTTTCTGGCTATATCTTGAAGTATAATCAGGACTTGCCGACCGTCTTCTTCCTGCAAACAACAACAGTGCATTTAAATTCATATCgataaacacacttatataaaaactcacttcatcacagaatcacaaaggttacaaaattccaatcaattcatcacagaatcgcaaaTGTTACAAAATTCCAATCAATTTATATTATGTAAGATCTCATAATctagggtttctatagtgcaactcgccgtatgggttgatgacttcagacatcaTTAACTCAGCGATCCGTTGTCGAATCTTCGGGAGTGCAGCGTTGTTAAAAAACAAGCTGaaaaatcctgcataatttgatATGTAACCAATATTATGTTattatggaattaaactaattactaaaattagttacgaataaacTTGTATGAACTTATATCGGGGGATTTCATTTCCTTTGCTCGGATCGtaaggagcatgttccacgtaACATAGAATTTGTAGGCGTTGCTCAGTGGTTGTTGAtggcactgctgaaaagaaaatttactattagatcaaaaggaaaaaacagcAACAAAGAGCATTTGTTTGGTAGCATTTACCGCGAACTCGGTCTTATCTGCCAGTCTGCAGCCGTCTTTAGCGTTGTAGTTAGCATCAACTCgaatgtacttgtcaaaagATCTGTATAAAGAGAGGTCGATTAtggaacatttgaatgttagaaaagttaaatataaaCTAATCCATACAGAACTTACGCGTTGAGAGGCCCTTTTACAGCGTTGTAATCACACATTCTAGATTTTTTGCCTTTTGGTTCTACTAGTCTTGATGAGTcaaggtaccacaccaagtttcaCTTGTGGCAAATTACCAATAAGACCTAATGGTCACCTGTGCTGTGGGCGCCCAATAGGTAGtctattttggaatattgttgcattgccttgGCCATATAGTCCATAGCGTAGTCgctatgaagttggatgaccaaGATTGTAAtcgcctcagggtcaagaaatccgaTGAGCTCTTTGTTcctctttgtttctttgatcaagtgtctatatataagaatatagttagatttaaGATGTAGTAGTATCAATTAATTAATAGCCAGTTTCAAgagacttacaatgtgaagattcgtaataacgatacgtccatgacatcaaggttgaagaggtcatataagtcattaaaATTCACAAGGAAGTAGTCGCCTTCAGTTAAGAAGTTACTTCGTTTGTACTGTATGACTATGGGTTGAGCCTTGGTGTCTCTATAAGTTtgtatgtagtaattatgcaggtcgacacatgcttgccTCGTCCTTATTTGGTtatctaccgtcatcaagggcttctCATATTGGAATTTCGTGTGGGCACTAGTCCACGATGCTCTAATGTCCGTGGATTTCATCGCCGATACAATGGCCTTCGATCTCTTCGGCAAGTGCtccttagagcctttcttcccggctctcttttccttcttctttaggctctttgggggagacaAAATTGGAGCTGGAAGCGAGGTCGCCGGATGCGGAGGAAAAGGCAGTGAAGCCAgcttctctagaggaggagaagacaGTGAAGTTGCCTTCTCTAGGAGTGAGGGGCGCGGTGGCGTTGCACTTGAAGCTGGTCTAGATTGGGATGCACTAGAGACCATAATATcgcccctcttccattggatcctttgacgaagagcttcacccagagttaTAACTTTATTATTGGGGGAAactccaacacgtgatcagtggcattgttatgtaccatgtccaccataaCCACAACATAGCTAGCACATATCGAGACCGTATGTAAAATATGGACGTCTAGAAGCATGTCAGACCCGGCCAAATTACACCCGTCTTAATCAATAATTAAGTCGATTAAAATGGAAGTAATTCCGTCAGTcctgatatatgctcaacaaaggCCAACATCACAGCATATACCGTTTACAACATTGTTTCATCAACAAATATGAATAGAGTACAAAGGTTTTAGCTTTTATTACAGACCTTGTTCCAAGCTGAACAAAAGTTTTAGCTTTTATTACAAACCTTGTTCCAAGCTGCATTTTCTACTTAGATCAGAGTTTTCAAACACAAcggaaagatattaataaaacaaaagacTAATGGCACCGTTGCCCATAAGGCACCCTCGAGACTAGCTCAGACGTTCGATCTATACTCATAGCCATCTCCAGCATCAGCGGGATAAAAGTACTCGTAAACGTGTTCATcgttacctgcatcaacttaaggacAATAcactgagtacgaaggtactcgcaagatttacaTAATTTGGGTATATACTATCCCGATTCCAAGGATAACACTTTAagttgaatagcaaggaatagccaTAAAGTTAAGTTGACTTAGCGAAAAGTACTTTAACCAATCATTCTTTTGTAATTGTAGTTGAAATTCATgtagctcgcgaacaacgatgacatccatcgctcgacttttaccgatgacctatgcaaggctaagcaattaccgcatcacttttaagttagatcatGTCATGAAAATACCCATATTACAAGGATCAAGATTTACAACTTCATCAAGGTAGGTacgatgcaacaaataggatttACCTGATTCGCGACATTGACTCCTTGTCACATGCATCTACGATATATAGCAAAATCTAACAAATTGACCAActattcaccaaaatataggagagatatgatagataCTTGCATGATGCTTTCTTGATGATTCTTGCGCAACACTCATAGAATTTTGGTTGATTGTTTGTGGTTTTAACCACGCGACACTCCGAAGCATTGGTTTCTAAATAAAGATGACAGTGCATCGCAATGAGTATGATGGCATGCAATGAAGGAGGCTCCACAGTGCATGACCAAAGTGGaaatgcaatgcatcatgacatgagcTTAAAGCACCAAGGATTTCCTTAATTTAATTTATagttaaacatttaataatgTATAgatttaattaagcttaaaccaagttcaaaacaaATTAGAAAGGTAACTATGTTTAATATGAGTGTGAGTATTTCTAATGAGTAGGGCATAATATACttagattaacaaaattgatttcattaattttggaattactaataattaattatgaattaatgaatCTTAAATACATTTTATTAATCCATgaaatttaaatacatatttcatggctcctagtatttttaatgtgtataGTGTAGTAACACcaagctaacaaaattggtttcacaattttggagctatacttattttcctatgcattttttgAGATTTTCAGTTGATTTATCAACTGAGCAATAAATCATTTTTGCATTTCTTCGATTTACCTGAACATTAAAATAGCCGGAAACCTTTTGCACCGGCGTCGAGGTAGCCACTATGGCTGACAATAGGCCCAGCTGGTTTGACCTgggtcaaaatcgacccgcGCCCACTGTTACGCGTGCGGCCACGGTGGCGTTGCAAACCGGCGACGAATGGCGGCGAAATCGACCCGGGCAAGGACACCTACAGCTTCTACACGTGCTAACAAACTCAACGGTGTGGCTATCGACTGATGGGCCTAGCTGCGGCTTGACCAACGACGTGCACGCGGAGGCCGCGGCGGTGGCTCAGCCACCGCGGACTACTGCGCCAGCGATGAGCTAAATCAAAAAGGGCACGTGCACAAGAGAAGGGGAGTGCGGGGAAGCTCACTATGGGTTTGGATTGGATGGAGAGGCTGTGGTTCGGCGAGTCGACAGTGAGTGGTAGAAGGAACCAtcggagaagatgaagacaatGCGGACACGCGAAATCCGACCAAGAAAGGTGGGAGAAAGCTTGGTGAACGGTGGTGGCCTTCCTCCTTGCCTTCCAGGGCTTGGGCTTGAGGGATTAGTGCTCAGGCATGGTGGACTTGGCCGATGGTGCACTTGTGCTACACTGTTCTCTACTCTGTGGGCTTGTGGattgagagagaaagagtgaaGCTGAGAGAGGGAGACAGAGACCAAGGGATGATAGATAAGGGCACCGACCGAACCCACACGAATCTCAGAGGTGTGCCTCAACGACTGGCAACGTGGCTTGGCTGTGGAAGTCAACAAAACCAGTGGCTGCCTCTCTCGAAGTTGCTCGAGCGGGACAAAGGAGAGAGGGGATGACTGGTGGGCCCACGAACGGTAACTGGTTGAAACAAAATCCCACCCCCTTTGTTCCTATCCATTTGGTGATCTTTTTAAACCCTAAcaatttttgtgtgaaactataattcctgtgcaacccattttaacttgtttgacccaaaaagcctgagccaatttaaaattaaaattcctcaaatttgcataaacaaaaattcccaaaaattcaGGAAAATTCTGTAATATTCCTCACATGGCATGGacaaattctaaaattatttccaaccatatgttGCATAGAAAAattgtgagttccttcacaatgcaTCACATAATATTAAGTTTAACAATTTAGGTTCAATTTAAATTATATGCCAAAACttgctcaaaacaattaaacatgatgtaatgatgctcattaatgcttaatgacatgtttaagGATTTTGGGCTGTCACAAAGCAGctagccccttgcaacctcgatgtaatATCCACCATgcctgattacaaggttgcACGGTGTGGGCCTTTCTAGCTGGTTAATCGTATACGATTCAGTAGATTATAGAGGGTCGCATAGCTCATTACTCGGGAGATGGTGCCAATAACAAATAAATTTGTAGCCAGCCCGTCGGATCGATTCCCATGATGGAATCTTGTCCGTTGGCcattgtgtttgtgtccttggctttcgggcCCATGCACCACTAACAGTTATCTGACTTGGAGACAACActtcctccatctagagagaaaacaaggggggttgacatgaacaaaaaatattcctccattcaagaaGTATAAAACGCATTAtgaggaaccgttcaaatagtattccaattagtCATTAAGCtgattattttcttaatcacgacTCTCATAACTAATCCGAATACCATCTCGATAGTTttagcatgtgttttgtgcccaatatCGGAATACATGCCTGTCCAACGTTTAACATCATAACACttcttaataaagagcgagtaattaacattagattacaagttcttaagcatttaccaagttattacaatttatagcaaaagagagctaggaggagataaaaatcgactcaactcctaaccaagaaaaaaaactacgcagtggaagactaaagactatacaataaaaggaggatggagccatatgcccttagactctaTCAAAAAAGTACGACCTCCAAGTAGTTGCCTACTCCTACCCGCCACCATCCTCAttaggcgtgaagtagccaaagaccaactcctcctcgccgGTACCACCTGAAAtagcagtgtgagtacgaaggtactcgcaagacttaatccataatgggcactttataaatagcccgactccaaggattatttatttggatgttagcaaggatgcgaccacatggttaagtaaatttcatatgcgGAAGTAAATTTGACATATACATATGTGCGCATCTATACTTGATCAAAGTAACATACTAGCCAATAAACATCAACGGAACTTattgtaaaaggaaccataggaCTAATATCAGTAAAGCACATCTCCAATCATCAACCACATCAATCGACACTCATAACTCTACAACTGTTGTaaatggacataagcatgctcataaccaagaacgcgatattttgaaatgtttttacacactgcagggggtacaactttacccacgagacTTGAGAACTATACGGCTTGCACGACCACACATGTCCATacaggggtactcatgtcaacctttcctaataagtcccaaccatttgaatcgtACATCACTTGGTGCCGAGCCCACTTTAGTTAATTCTtggagcaaccacaagtgtctctacaagcccgtccactcacaccgtcaatgttcaagcccaaatgatcatagctacagaggtatttggCTTGTCTTATCATTAGATCAATATGTGATAAGTACGGTaggtgctagagccaactgcaacaacgatcggtgcttaagcgatgcaagcggtctataatgtctgggttcctctcctAACCTACCCAAGGGAACTCAACATCCGGACAGGAgaaatacccctaacaccgcccacatctcgtctcattctcaccactcatccaaccaacactaTCAACCTATCgtgatcattgtgcaagtaattaaagcctatgctcgcgaacgatgaaacatttcaccgcttgacttctaccgaggatctaaGCACTTGATAAGCATCatgaataacattttaagttagataacatcatattaaacccaAGCTATAAGAATACGGATTAACAATTATTCAtgataggagaattagtgcatcaacataggttctacccatcataaacccgacatcgactcaaacgcatgcataacatatataaatcatatttattacattagacacatatg
Coding sequences:
- the LOC133903109 gene encoding salicylic acid-binding protein 2-like; the protein is MITTVNESNVISSRRNLMPLTLSPPLISPLYFLSLDLYFVSIQEWQASDDGTEARRIILVLGTGHGGWCWYRVTTLLCVAGHRVDAPDLAASGTEARPLHNAPTFEDYRRSLLDLLCVLLAGEKAVLAGHSFGVMSVALAAEVFPEKVMTAVFVTAFMPDCTNPRSHVSEQVLRFSTTCMLVIELAEDSRPAADMILVWLFSPVAISVEASPVGLGGQRDRLRARGFLLPFV